The Nitrosococcus watsonii C-113 genome includes the window TCACCGCGGATAGAATAAGGGGGATAATCGTCATCTTGAGGGCGTTGAGGAATAAGGTGCCTAGCCAGGCTACGGCTTCCATCCGGGGACCAGCGTACCATCCCGCCAGGACGCCTGCGATCACGCCAACGATAATCAATCCAAGGAGTATAAGCGCTGTGCGGTGGGGCATGGTTAGAAGATCCTGTTTCTGCTGTTTTTAGACTATTGCGCAAGGAGAGTGGCGGCAGCTATTCGCCCATCCCAATGATATGATAGCCCCCGTCCACATAAAGGATTTCGCCGGTAATGCCGGAGGCTAAATCGGAGCACAGAAAAGCCGCTGCATTGCCGACTTCCTCCGTAGTGACGTTGCGTTTGAGGGGCGTATTGCGCTCGGAATAAGTCAGAAATTTATTGAAATCGTCAATACCTGCCGCGGCTAACGTTTTGATGGGACCGGCGGAGACGGCATTAACCCGGATTCCCTCGGACCCGAGGGCGGTGGCCATATAGCGTACATTGGCCTCGAGACTGGCTTTGGCTACCCCCATGACATTATAGTTAGGGATGGTCCGTTCCGCGCCCAGGTAGCTGAGCGTGAGGAGGGCGCCATTGCGGCCGTGCATCATGGTCCGGCCCGCTTTGGCGAGG containing:
- a CDS encoding enoyl-ACP reductase FabI encodes the protein MGFLADKKALIVGIASPRSIAWGIAQAMKREGAELALTYQNEKLQGRVEKLAIQCDTDITLPCDVSNDEQIEELFTHLDDYWDHVDIIVHSVAFAPRDQLQGDYLENVTREGFRTAHDISSYSFAALAKAGRTMMHGRNGALLTLSYLGAERTIPNYNVMGVAKASLEANVRYMATALGSEGIRVNAVSAGPIKTLAAAGIDDFNKFLTYSERNTPLKRNVTTEEVGNAAAFLCSDLASGITGEILYVDGGYHIIGMGE